A genomic stretch from Microbacterium proteolyticum includes:
- the efeU gene encoding iron uptake transporter permease EfeU translates to MLASFFATFLIGLREGLEAALVVGILVAYLTRLGRRDALPKLRTGVGLAIALALGVGAAFTFSAYMLTFQAQELLGGGLSLLAVAMVTWMIFWMQKAGRTLKAGLESGVDRALRGGVWALVAVGFVSVAREGVETTLFLWAMVQSIEDQADALLGAVVGLVVAAVLGWLIARGMLRLNLGRFFTWTGGFLVIVAAGVLAYAFHDLQEAGALPGPFGAGAPVDPATGLVLTGWAGFPFGWAFDVSSVIAPDSALAVLLQATVGFMPQMTWLQVIAWAVYVAVVAPLFVRGVRGPRRPRETEPSATPTASVADAASPAPLADAAPAAPGAVTSTAPAAS, encoded by the coding sequence GTGCTAGCCAGCTTCTTCGCCACCTTCCTCATCGGCCTCCGCGAAGGTCTCGAGGCCGCGCTCGTCGTCGGCATCCTCGTCGCCTATCTCACGCGCTTGGGTCGCCGAGACGCGCTGCCGAAGCTGCGGACGGGCGTCGGACTCGCGATCGCGCTGGCGCTGGGGGTGGGCGCGGCGTTCACCTTCAGCGCCTACATGCTGACCTTCCAGGCGCAGGAGCTGCTCGGCGGGGGGCTGTCGCTCCTGGCCGTCGCGATGGTCACGTGGATGATCTTCTGGATGCAGAAGGCCGGCCGCACCCTGAAGGCAGGGCTCGAGAGCGGTGTCGACCGGGCCCTGCGCGGGGGCGTGTGGGCGCTCGTGGCGGTCGGGTTCGTGTCGGTTGCGCGCGAAGGCGTCGAGACGACGCTCTTCCTGTGGGCGATGGTGCAGTCCATCGAAGACCAGGCGGACGCGCTTCTCGGCGCGGTCGTGGGTCTCGTCGTCGCCGCCGTGCTGGGTTGGCTCATCGCCCGCGGCATGTTGCGGCTGAACCTGGGACGCTTCTTCACCTGGACCGGGGGATTCCTGGTGATCGTGGCGGCGGGTGTGCTCGCCTACGCCTTCCACGACCTGCAGGAAGCCGGCGCGCTTCCCGGCCCCTTCGGCGCGGGAGCCCCGGTCGACCCGGCCACAGGACTCGTGCTGACCGGCTGGGCGGGCTTCCCCTTCGGCTGGGCGTTCGACGTGTCGTCGGTCATCGCCCCCGACAGCGCTCTGGCGGTGCTCCTGCAGGCCACGGTCGGATTCATGCCGCAGATGACCTGGTTGCAGGTGATCGCCTGGGCGGTCTACGTCGCCGTCGTCGCTCCGCTCTTCGTGCGCGGCGTACGCGGCCCCCGCCGCCCGCGTGAAACGGAGCCTTCCGCCACACCCACGGCTTCGGTCGCCGATGCCGCATCCCCAGCTCCCCTCGCGGATGCCGCACCTGCCGCCCCCGGGGCGGTCACCAGCACGGCCCCCGCCGCCTCCTAA
- the rpsO gene encoding 30S ribosomal protein S15, with product MALEADVKKAIIEEYATHPGDTGSPEVQVAMLTQRIKDLTEHLKAHKHDHHSRRGLFLLVGQRRRLLGYLQDVDINRYRSLIERLGLRR from the coding sequence ATGGCACTCGAAGCAGACGTCAAGAAGGCGATCATCGAAGAGTACGCGACGCACCCCGGTGACACCGGATCCCCCGAGGTGCAGGTCGCGATGCTGACGCAGCGCATCAAGGACCTCACCGAGCACCTCAAGGCACACAAGCACGACCACCACTCGCGCCGTGGCCTGTTCCTGCTCGTCGGTCAGCGCCGTCGCCTGCTGGGTTACCTGCAGGACGTCGACATCAACCGTTACCGCTCGCTCATCGAGCGTCTCGGTCTGCGTCGCTAA
- a CDS encoding isopenicillin N synthase family dioxygenase: MSDLDLPVLDLSLLDEGPDAAARFRDDLRAATHDVGFFYLTGTGVSPELEARLLQAAKDFFALPEADKLAIENVTSPHFRGYTRVGGERTQGRVDWREQIDIGPERAAIDDPDTPGYNRLIGPNLWPAAQPELKDVVTEWHDHLTGVARKLLRAWALALGAEEQYFDRHFGDPQTLIKIVRYPGKDDPTPQQGVGAHKDSGVLTLLWVEPGKGGLQVERDGEWVDAPPVPGAFVVNIGELLEYATQGYLRATNHRVISPRFPDERISVPFFFNPALDARLPIIDLPAELAADARGVSDDPTNPIHATYGENALKSRLRAHPDVAERWHPDLLAARAAS; the protein is encoded by the coding sequence ATGTCCGACCTCGATCTCCCCGTTCTCGACCTCTCGCTCCTCGACGAGGGCCCGGATGCCGCCGCCCGCTTCCGCGACGACCTGCGCGCCGCGACGCACGACGTGGGCTTCTTCTACCTGACCGGCACCGGGGTCAGCCCCGAGCTGGAGGCGCGGCTGCTGCAGGCCGCGAAAGACTTCTTCGCGCTCCCCGAGGCCGACAAGCTCGCGATCGAGAACGTCACGAGCCCGCACTTCCGCGGGTACACGCGCGTCGGCGGCGAGCGCACGCAGGGCCGTGTCGACTGGCGCGAGCAAATCGACATCGGGCCCGAGCGCGCGGCGATCGACGACCCCGACACTCCCGGCTACAACCGTCTGATCGGGCCCAACCTCTGGCCGGCCGCGCAGCCCGAACTCAAGGACGTCGTCACCGAGTGGCACGATCACCTCACCGGTGTCGCCCGCAAGCTCCTGCGCGCGTGGGCCCTCGCCCTCGGGGCGGAGGAGCAGTACTTCGACCGCCACTTCGGCGACCCGCAGACCCTCATCAAGATCGTGCGCTACCCCGGCAAGGACGACCCGACGCCCCAACAGGGCGTCGGCGCGCACAAGGACTCGGGCGTGCTCACCCTGCTGTGGGTGGAGCCGGGCAAGGGGGGCCTGCAGGTCGAGCGCGACGGCGAGTGGGTCGATGCTCCCCCGGTTCCCGGGGCCTTCGTCGTCAACATCGGCGAGCTGCTCGAGTACGCCACGCAGGGCTACCTCCGCGCCACGAACCATCGCGTCATCTCGCCGCGCTTCCCCGACGAGCGCATCTCGGTACCGTTCTTCTTCAATCCCGCCCTCGACGCTCGTCTGCCGATCATCGATCTGCCCGCCGAGCTCGCCGCCGACGCCCGCGGCGTCTCCGACGACCCCACGAACCCCATCCATGCGACCTACGGCGAGAACGCCCTCAAGTCGCGGCTGCGCGCCCACCCCGACGTGGCGGAGCGCTGGCATCCCGACCTGCTGGCCGCGCGCGCGGCATCCTGA